One genomic window of Sphingopyxis sp. OPL5 includes the following:
- a CDS encoding glycosyl hydrolase family 18 protein → MAGLSAFWRIAAILIGFTLVLSSASTASATDRPVVVGYLAAFKGLDLSIERTDLSSFTHYNLSFANPDAGGAFVRDGRMTCMGDENGAAMRVDALRAAVARLHAAGGKVLLSTAGGVIPGCSGDWRALLAPKRSAATVAALVELAETLNLDGIDIDIEGALLTEIDKAGNYTPFIADLSAALKARGKLLTCATASYEGGMIPISSIRYFDLVNVMSYDAIGPSWGQSGDEHAPLAMAKRDLDLWLARGVARERLVLGVPFYGYGFGGETANWSYRDLAASKGLDATKADVIGDRCAGCRYITHNGPATIAAKARLAAEKAGGVMVWELSQDSPDHALTRAIGRGLSRE, encoded by the coding sequence ATGGCAGGATTGTCGGCTTTTTGGCGCATCGCGGCGATCCTGATTGGTTTTACATTAGTATTGTCGTCGGCATCGACCGCCTCCGCGACCGATCGTCCGGTTGTGGTCGGCTATCTCGCGGCGTTCAAGGGCCTCGACCTGTCGATCGAACGGACCGACCTGTCGTCCTTCACCCACTACAACCTCTCCTTCGCCAATCCCGATGCCGGAGGCGCTTTCGTCCGCGACGGGCGCATGACCTGCATGGGCGACGAGAATGGCGCGGCCATGCGCGTCGATGCCTTGCGTGCGGCGGTGGCGCGGTTGCACGCGGCGGGCGGAAAGGTGCTGTTGTCGACCGCCGGGGGCGTGATCCCCGGCTGTTCGGGCGACTGGCGGGCGTTGCTGGCGCCCAAGCGGAGCGCGGCGACGGTGGCGGCGCTCGTCGAGCTCGCCGAAACGCTGAACCTCGACGGGATCGACATCGACATCGAAGGGGCGCTGCTGACCGAGATCGACAAGGCGGGCAATTATACGCCGTTCATCGCCGACCTGTCGGCGGCGCTGAAGGCGCGCGGCAAGCTGCTGACCTGTGCCACCGCATCCTATGAGGGCGGGATGATCCCGATTTCGTCGATCCGTTATTTCGATCTGGTCAATGTGATGTCCTATGACGCGATCGGGCCGAGTTGGGGCCAGTCGGGCGACGAACATGCGCCGCTGGCGATGGCGAAACGCGACCTCGACCTGTGGCTGGCGCGCGGGGTGGCGCGCGAGCGGCTGGTGCTCGGCGTGCCTTTTTACGGCTACGGGTTCGGCGGCGAGACGGCCAATTGGTCCTATCGCGACCTTGCCGCAAGCAAGGGGCTGGACGCTACCAAAGCCGATGTCATCGGCGATCGCTGTGCGGGTTGCCGCTACATCACCCACAATGGTCCGGCGACGATCGCGGCGAAGGCGCGACTTGCGGCGGAAAAGGCGGGCGGCGTGATGGTGTGGGAATTGTCGCAGGACAGCCCCGATCATGCGCTGACCCGGGCGATCGGGCGCGGATTGTCGCGCGAATAG
- a CDS encoding GntR family transcriptional regulator: MSLIDRLGPLQKADPTPLYLQLQKILRDAIEGQIVKAEEAIPTERDLAEEFDVSRITVRKAIDGLVADGIVTRRRGAGTFVTRPRVEKSFSKLTSFSEDMISRGRRPYSKWVSKTEGTVTPEEALSLGLSPGSLVYRFHRIRYADDTSMALEQATIPAYCLPSVEAVGNSLYEALEAAGHLPVRALQRLRAIAFTAEQAEVLGIEPGTPGLFIERRGFLSDGRTAEYTQSYYRGDAYDVVAELNGG; encoded by the coding sequence GTGTCGCTGATCGATCGTCTGGGTCCGCTCCAGAAGGCGGACCCAACCCCGCTCTACCTGCAATTGCAGAAGATATTGCGCGACGCGATCGAGGGGCAGATCGTCAAGGCCGAGGAGGCGATCCCGACCGAGCGCGACCTGGCCGAGGAATTCGACGTGTCGCGCATCACGGTGCGCAAGGCGATCGACGGGCTGGTCGCCGACGGCATCGTCACGCGGCGGCGCGGCGCCGGCACCTTCGTCACCCGGCCGCGGGTCGAGAAGAGTTTTTCGAAGCTGACCAGCTTTTCCGAGGACATGATTTCGCGCGGGCGGCGGCCGTACAGCAAATGGGTGAGCAAGACCGAGGGCACGGTGACCCCCGAGGAAGCGCTGTCGCTGGGGCTGTCGCCGGGGTCGCTGGTCTATCGATTCCACCGCATCCGCTATGCCGACGACACGTCGATGGCGCTCGAACAGGCGACCATCCCGGCTTACTGCCTGCCGTCGGTCGAAGCGGTGGGCAATTCGCTGTACGAGGCGCTCGAGGCCGCCGGGCATCTGCCGGTGCGCGCGTTGCAGCGGCTGCGCGCGATCGCCTTTACCGCCGAGCAGGCCGAGGTGCTGGGGATCGAGCCGGGGACGCCGGGGCTGTTCATCGAGCGGCGCGGTTTCCTGTCCGACGGGCGCACCGCCGAATATACCCAAAGCTATTATCGCGGCGACGCTTATGACGTCGTCGCCGAGCTAAACGGCGGATAG
- a CDS encoding tryptophan 7-halogenase, translating to MSGAVQRVAVYGGGVAAAMAALAIARAFARLGTEVTWVDTREAPPPHAALVAPPDLATFHRLLGIDEAALARQAAATFNMGQQYAGWSGGETAFLHAYGDAGTPYASLPFVQHWARARAAGLRVGLEDFCLAAAAAKEGRTGERGEASGQAVKRGWHLDAAGYARLLRDACEKAGVRIVPGRDAVPERDGMRLAALTLADGQRIDADLFVDADGVLISMLDPGGAEREALLCDRVLRASGAPFDPLPLYSRTAAHPAGWTTLIPLADRTAVEFFYDGAGLSDADARAALAAMIGRSVEGASEPVGAATRARLWVGNVVAIGRAAGDAPPLDGANLLLLQLAIAQLVLLWPLDRAAMPEAEIYNEEIGGGRARVRDFTAQHFRLNSRPEPFWAAARAAPVSSELASKIDLFAARGMFAHYNHEAHVEDGWALVMAGHGVVPRGFDPQALQVDDPALMAEFQRQLRAVAADVRAMDTHADALRRLWA from the coding sequence TTGAGCGGCGCGGTGCAGCGGGTTGCCGTTTATGGCGGCGGCGTCGCGGCCGCGATGGCGGCGCTCGCGATCGCCCGCGCTTTTGCGCGGCTCGGGACCGAAGTGACCTGGGTCGACACCCGGGAGGCGCCGCCCCCGCACGCCGCGCTGGTGGCGCCGCCCGACCTGGCAACCTTCCACCGCCTGCTCGGCATCGACGAAGCGGCGCTGGCCAGACAGGCCGCCGCGACCTTCAACATGGGACAGCAATATGCCGGCTGGTCGGGCGGCGAGACTGCCTTCCTCCATGCCTATGGCGATGCCGGGACACCCTATGCCTCGCTGCCCTTCGTCCAGCACTGGGCCCGCGCGCGCGCCGCCGGCTTGCGTGTCGGGCTCGAGGATTTCTGCCTCGCCGCCGCCGCCGCCAAGGAAGGCCGCACCGGCGAGCGCGGCGAAGCGAGCGGGCAGGCGGTCAAGCGCGGCTGGCACCTCGACGCCGCCGGTTACGCCCGGCTGCTGCGCGACGCCTGCGAAAAGGCGGGGGTGCGGATCGTGCCGGGACGCGACGCCGTGCCTGAACGCGACGGGATGAGGCTTGCCGCGCTGACACTCGCCGACGGGCAGCGCATCGACGCCGACCTTTTCGTTGATGCCGATGGCGTCCTGATCTCCATGCTCGATCCCGGCGGGGCAGAACGAGAAGCGCTCCTCTGCGACCGCGTCCTGCGGGCATCGGGTGCGCCCTTCGATCCGCTGCCGCTGTATAGTCGCACCGCCGCGCATCCGGCGGGCTGGACCACGCTGATCCCGCTTGCCGACCGTACCGCGGTCGAGTTCTTCTACGACGGCGCGGGTCTGTCCGACGCCGATGCCCGCGCGGCGCTGGCCGCGATGATCGGCCGTTCCGTCGAGGGCGCGTCCGAACCGGTCGGCGCGGCGACGCGGGCGCGGCTGTGGGTCGGCAATGTCGTCGCCATCGGCCGCGCCGCGGGCGACGCGCCGCCGCTCGACGGCGCCAACCTGCTCCTCCTCCAACTCGCGATCGCGCAGCTCGTCCTGCTCTGGCCGCTCGATCGCGCCGCGATGCCCGAGGCCGAGATCTATAACGAGGAAATCGGCGGTGGCCGGGCGCGGGTGCGCGACTTCACCGCGCAGCATTTCCGCCTCAATAGCCGCCCCGAACCCTTTTGGGCCGCCGCCCGCGCGGCACCGGTCTCGTCCGAACTCGCGTCGAAGATCGATCTCTTCGCCGCGCGCGGCATGTTCGCGCATTACAACCACGAGGCGCATGTCGAGGACGGCTGGGCGCTCGTCATGGCAGGCCATGGCGTCGTCCCGCGCGGCTTTGATCCGCAGGCGCTGCAGGTCGACGACCCTGCGCTGATGGCCGAATTTCAGCGCCAGCTGCGCGCCGTCGCCGCCGACGTGCGCGCGATGGACACCCACGCCGACGCGCTGCGGCGGCTCTGGGCATGA
- a CDS encoding tryptophan halogenase family protein, translating to MSARTRPVRRIVIVGGGSAGWMTAAALGRALAGQGQAITLVESETIGTVGVGEATVPPIHEFNRYLRIEPADFLRATHGTIKLGIAFDGWGGADNSYFHPFGYLGVEMSGIHFHHYWLRHIAAGGDPDHGPYNLETMAARAGRFVPATRHGPVHHAVHFDAAAYARFLRTYAEDKGVVRVEGKVADVTLDPEDGYIEALTLDDGRRIEGDLFIDCSGFRGLLIEGALATGYTDWNHWLPCDSAVAMPTERSGDPPPFTRSTARAAGWQWRIPLQHRDGNGYVYSSAHLGHDAAETALRANLPGAPLADANRLRFTAGHRKLIWNRNCVAIGLAGGFLEPLESTSIHLIQTTIIRLLALLPRDGFDPHVVARFNRDALHEYATIRDFVIAHYATANRDDTPFWRDVAAAGVPDSLAERIEAYRATGNILFEPGDLFGPTNWYAVLTGQGVRPKSWHPIADGLSPEDLSARLATLRGRVAEQLSELPPHSEFLRRLSAV from the coding sequence ATGAGCGCGCGCACGCGCCCCGTCCGCCGCATCGTCATCGTCGGCGGCGGCAGCGCCGGCTGGATGACCGCCGCAGCCCTCGGCCGCGCGCTCGCCGGGCAGGGGCAGGCGATCACCCTCGTCGAAAGCGAAACGATCGGCACCGTCGGGGTCGGCGAGGCGACCGTCCCGCCGATCCACGAATTCAACCGCTATCTGCGCATCGAGCCTGCCGACTTCCTCCGCGCGACGCACGGCACGATCAAGCTCGGCATCGCGTTCGATGGCTGGGGCGGCGCGGACAACAGCTATTTCCACCCCTTCGGCTATCTGGGCGTCGAGATGAGCGGCATCCATTTCCACCACTATTGGCTGCGTCACATCGCCGCGGGCGGCGATCCCGATCATGGCCCGTACAACCTCGAAACCATGGCGGCGCGCGCCGGCCGTTTCGTCCCCGCGACGCGCCACGGCCCCGTCCACCACGCGGTGCATTTCGACGCCGCCGCCTACGCCCGTTTCCTGCGCACCTATGCCGAGGACAAGGGCGTCGTCCGCGTCGAGGGCAAGGTTGCCGACGTCACCCTCGACCCCGAGGACGGTTATATCGAAGCGCTCACCCTCGACGACGGCCGCCGCATCGAAGGCGACCTGTTCATCGACTGCTCGGGTTTCCGTGGCCTGCTGATCGAGGGTGCGCTCGCCACCGGCTACACCGACTGGAACCACTGGCTCCCCTGCGACAGCGCGGTCGCGATGCCCACCGAGCGCAGCGGCGACCCGCCGCCTTTCACCCGCTCGACCGCACGCGCGGCGGGTTGGCAATGGCGCATCCCGCTCCAGCACCGCGACGGCAACGGCTATGTCTATTCGAGCGCGCATCTCGGCCATGACGCCGCCGAGACGGCGCTCCGCGCCAACCTCCCCGGCGCCCCGCTCGCCGACGCCAATCGGCTGCGCTTCACCGCCGGGCACCGCAAGCTGATCTGGAATCGCAACTGCGTCGCGATCGGCCTCGCCGGCGGGTTCCTCGAACCGCTCGAATCGACCTCGATCCACCTGATCCAGACGACGATCATCCGGCTGCTCGCGCTGCTGCCGCGCGACGGTTTCGACCCGCATGTCGTCGCGCGCTTCAACCGCGACGCGCTCCACGAATATGCGACGATCCGCGACTTCGTGATCGCCCATTATGCGACCGCGAACCGCGACGACACGCCCTTCTGGCGCGACGTCGCCGCCGCCGGCGTTCCCGACAGCCTCGCCGAAAGGATCGAGGCGTATCGCGCCACCGGCAATATATTGTTCGAACCCGGCGACCTGTTCGGCCCGACCAACTGGTATGCGGTGCTCACGGGGCAGGGGGTGCGGCCCAAAAGCTGGCACCCGATCGCCGACGGCCTCTCGCCCGAAGACCTCTCCGCCCGCCTCGCTACCCTGCGCGGCCGCGTCGCCGAACAGCTATCCGAACTGCCGCCGCACAGCGAGTTTCTGCGCCGCCTATCCGCCGTTTAG
- a CDS encoding tryptophan halogenase family protein: MDEGLFNLVIVGGGTAGWMCAAACAAKLDRSRFRVRLIESEEIGTVGVGEATLPQMKDFNDFLGLDEVEFMKATQASFKLGIEFVNWGRQGDRYVHPFGTFGRPIGEADFFSYWVRGRNAGVAAPLSDYCFPIVAALQNRFMLPNGDPNDVRNAFAYAYHLDAFLYAGYLRGWAEARGIERVEGRIVDVARDANSGNIASVTLASGTSVAGDMFVDCSGFRSLLLGGTLGVDLDDWSKWLPCDSAAAVPSVRSPDFTPYTRSTRRKAGWQWRIPLQHRTGNGYVYASKDISDDEAAATLLANLDGEALAEPRVLRFKAGKRDQAWAHNVVGMGLAGGFLEPLESTSIYLVQMATMHMLTLLPSRDGIDPALPAEFNRVMDVEYDRIRDFLILHYIANDADAPLWEQVTTMAVPDTLAGKIDRFRQRAFVQAYRDGLFGPPSWQAVFVGQGIVPHAADRLADTLPDDLLADRLGNLAATIAHGAKSAPSHADFVASYCPAPAP, translated from the coding sequence ATGGACGAGGGGCTTTTCAATCTGGTGATCGTCGGCGGCGGGACCGCCGGCTGGATGTGCGCCGCAGCCTGCGCCGCCAAGCTCGATCGCTCGCGTTTCCGCGTCCGCCTGATCGAATCCGAGGAAATCGGCACGGTCGGCGTCGGCGAGGCGACGCTCCCGCAAATGAAGGATTTCAACGACTTCCTCGGGCTCGACGAGGTCGAGTTCATGAAAGCGACGCAGGCAAGCTTCAAACTCGGCATCGAATTCGTCAATTGGGGGCGGCAGGGCGACCGCTATGTCCATCCCTTCGGCACCTTTGGCCGCCCGATCGGCGAGGCCGATTTTTTCAGCTATTGGGTGCGCGGCCGCAACGCCGGCGTTGCGGCGCCGCTCTCGGACTATTGTTTCCCGATCGTCGCCGCGCTGCAGAACCGCTTCATGCTGCCGAACGGCGATCCGAACGACGTCCGCAACGCTTTCGCCTATGCCTATCACCTCGATGCCTTCCTCTATGCGGGCTATTTGCGCGGCTGGGCCGAAGCGCGCGGGATCGAGCGCGTCGAGGGCCGGATCGTCGATGTCGCGCGCGATGCTAACAGTGGCAACATCGCGTCGGTGACGCTCGCCTCGGGGACCAGCGTCGCGGGCGACATGTTCGTCGACTGCTCGGGCTTCCGCTCGTTGTTGCTCGGCGGAACGCTTGGCGTCGACCTCGACGACTGGTCGAAATGGCTGCCGTGTGACAGCGCCGCGGCGGTGCCGTCGGTGCGTTCGCCCGACTTCACCCCCTATACGCGCTCGACCCGGCGCAAGGCGGGCTGGCAATGGCGCATCCCGCTCCAGCACCGCACCGGAAACGGCTATGTCTATGCCAGCAAAGACATTTCCGACGACGAAGCGGCGGCGACCCTGCTCGCCAACCTCGACGGAGAGGCGCTCGCTGAACCGCGCGTGCTTCGGTTCAAGGCCGGCAAGCGCGACCAGGCATGGGCGCATAATGTCGTCGGCATGGGACTCGCGGGCGGCTTCCTCGAACCGCTCGAATCGACGAGCATCTATCTCGTGCAGATGGCGACCATGCACATGTTAACATTGTTACCATCGCGCGATGGCATCGACCCGGCGCTGCCCGCCGAGTTCAATCGCGTGATGGACGTCGAATATGACCGGATCCGCGATTTCCTGATCCTCCACTATATCGCCAACGACGCCGACGCGCCCTTGTGGGAACAGGTGACGACGATGGCGGTCCCCGACACGCTGGCCGGCAAGATCGACCGCTTTCGCCAGCGCGCTTTTGTCCAGGCCTATCGCGACGGGCTGTTCGGCCCGCCGAGCTGGCAGGCGGTGTTCGTGGGGCAGGGGATCGTGCCCCACGCCGCCGACCGGCTCGCCGACACGCTCCCCGACGATCTTCTCGCCGATCGGCTCGGCAATCTGGCCGCGACGATCGCGCATGGCGCGAAGTCGGCGCCGTCCCACGCCGACTTCGTTGCCTCCTACTGCCCGGCGCCCGCGCCTTGA